From a single Rutidosis leptorrhynchoides isolate AG116_Rl617_1_P2 chromosome 5, CSIRO_AGI_Rlap_v1, whole genome shotgun sequence genomic region:
- the LOC139847575 gene encoding F-box/kelch-repeat protein At5g15710-like → MVVGIGFGIGESSGFGSRDLMTQLVKMGDNFGGGGSRNTSPVSQRLGSRNVSPSKQNGIKTKPRGFDEDIISKIAKPHHPDVHMENDIWAMLPEDLLNEILARVPPFMIFRLRSVCKRWNSILQDNAFLKFHSQVPSHGPCILTFWKNSQSQKPQCSVFSLPLKQWYRIPFGFLPHWAVWLVGSSGGLVCFSGLDGSTFKTIICNPLTQAYRILPPMHYNQQRQLTMVVDRKQQSFKIIAANDHYGDTLLPTEVYDSKLNRWSLHQKMPAVNLCSSKMAFCDSSLYLETLSPLGLMMYRVDTCRWEHISAKFPRSLLDGYLVAGSKKRLFLVGRVGVYCTLQSMRIWELDHEKVMWVEITRMPPRYYRSLLRLSADRFECFGQNNLILFTSWNQGKGLLYDVDKKTWSWITGFGFQLYHSQVCFYEPRFDASIY, encoded by the coding sequence aTGGTGGTTGGGATTGGATTTGGAATTGGTGAGTCATCTGGTTTTGGGTCAAGAGATTTGATGACCCAATTGGTTAAGATGGGTGATAACTTTGGTGGAGGTGGGTCAAGGAACACGAGCCCAGTAAGTCAACGGCTCGGGTCAAGAAATGTTAGCCCGTCTAAACAGAATGGGATTAAGACAAAACCAAGAGGTTTTGATGAAGATATCATTTCGAAAATTGCAAAGCCTCATCACCCTGATGTTCATATGGAAAATGATATATGGGCTATGTTACCTGAAGATTTATTGAACGAAATATTAGCTCGGGTCCCACCTTTCATGATTTTTCGCCTTCGTTCAGTTTGTAAGAGATGGAATTCGATTTTGCAGGATAACGCTTTTCTTAAGTTTCATTCGCAAGTTCCTTCACACGGACCTTGCATTCTCACATTTTGGAAGAATTCGCAATCTCAAAAACCGCAATGTTCGGTTTTTAGCTTGCCGTTGAAACAATGGTACCGAATCCCGTTTGGATTCCTACCTCATTGGGCTGTTTGGTTAGTTGGGTCATCAGGCGGGTTAGTTTGCTTTTCGGGTCTTGATGGGTCAACTTTCAAAACCATAATTTGTAATCCACTCACACAAGCATACAGAATACTACCACCTATGCATTACAACCAACAACGACAGTTGACCATGGTTGTTGACCGAAAGCAACAATCTTTCAAGATTATAGCTGCAAATGATCATTATGGTGATACATTATTACCAACCGAAGTATACGACTCAAAGCTTAATAGATGGTCATTACACCAAAAGATGCCAGCTGTCAATCTTTGTTCATCGAAAATGGCGTTTTGCGACTCAAGTTTGTATCTTGAAACACTTTCGCCACTCGGGTTGATGATGTATCGGGTTGACACGTGTCGTTGGGAACATATTTCCGCAAAGTTCCCTCGATCTTTATTAGACGGATATTTGGTTGCGGGTTCGAAAAAGCGTTTGTTTTTAGTTGGAAGAGTTGGGGTTTACTGTACTCTTCAAAGTATGAGAATTTGGGAGTTAGATCATGAAAAAGTGATGTGGGTTGAAATTACTAGAATGCCCCCAAGATACTATAGATCTTTATTGCGGTTATCTGCGGATAGATTCGAGTGTTTTGGGCAGAATAATTTGATTCTGTTTACGTCTTGGAATCAAGGGAAAGGTTTGCTTTATGATGTGGATAAAAAGACATGGTCTTGGATTACTGGTTTTGGTTTTCAGTTATATCATAGTCAGGTTTGTTTTTACGAACCAAGATTTGATGCTTCGATCTACTGA
- the LOC139848929 gene encoding uncharacterized protein, which translates to MKLFVQSLKSLDQSVGDSWKWNLSSNGRFTVKKLSNLIDEKIFEAFYSGDETIRNPIVPKKIEIFAWRALKKRLPVRIEFDKSGIDLHSVRCPLCDDDLESVDHILIFCKHAQEVWVKVFKWWNRDFFSSFSVNEILRDGNTIWQAVTWITSYLIWKNRNTMVFQGKCWNAPVALNEIQVISFDWISRRLKGISIDWYTWLTNPNSYLS; encoded by the coding sequence ATGAAGTTGTTCGTACAATCACTAAAATCTCTAGATCAAAGTGTGGGTGATTCGTGGAAATGGAATCTATCATCGAATGGAAGGTTTACAGTAAAAAAACTCTCAAATTTAATTGACGAGAAAATATTCGAAGCTTTTTATTCAGGTGATGAAACAATTCGGAATCCTATAGTGCCTAAAAAGATCGAGATTTTTGCTTGGCGTGCGTTAAAAAAGAGACTTCCTGTTAGAATAGAGTTCGATAAAAGTGGGATTGATTTGCATTCCGTCCGTTGTCCCCTTTGCGATGACGATCTTGAATCGGTAGATCATATCCTCATCTTTTGCAAGCATGCGCAAGAAGTTTGGGTCAAAGTGTTCAAATGGTGGAATCGTGATTTCTTCTCAAGCTTTAGTGTAAACGAGATTTTAAGAGATGGCAATACTATTTGGCAAGCAGTTACCTGGATCACTTCATACTTAATTTGGAAGAACCGGAATACAATGGTTTTTCAAGGTAAATGTTGGAATGCTCCGGTGGCGCTTAATGAGATCCAAGTTATCTCGTTCGATTGGATTTCTCGAAGATTAAAAGGCATCTCAATCGACTGGTACACTTGGTTAACGAATCCGAATTCATACTTATCCTAG